The genomic interval AGCTGCACGTGCCCGCTTGGGTTCACGCCAACACTGCCGAGAGCGCGTtgagggggaggggttgggagaCGCACGTGCAAAGCGTCCCGCCGCCTGTTTTCTCTACTCATTGCGCCCACCCAGAAGACCCAAAGCAAGCGGGAAGGATCAACGGTGCGGGAGTTGCCAGAAACGGAAAGATAAAAATAAAGACGGGACCTTGTCCGGCCTTGCCACTGCGCGGCAAATCGGGAAAACCGATGGGAATTATCAAATGAGAACGGGGGAAGAAAAAAAAAGACACACCCGGTCGAGCAGCCAGGGACTTGCCAGTGCACAGTCGAGatgattttttgggggggggggtggcaggagcCCCgtctttggaggtgggggggggggggggggggggaggggggaatgcagAGATTTCCCAGCAGTGACTGGCGGCTTGGCTCCAGCAAGTCAATGCAAaaaaatatatctatatatatatatataatatatctaTAAATTTCCTTCAAGAACTTGGAGAGAATAAGTTGATGGCTTGAGGAGGGATTGTGACGAGGGTAGGGCAGGCGATGATCCCCGTGTCCGTCTAAGTATTGTAAATCCAGTGAAGCAGCTGGGATTGTTGGTGGGGATCCAGGagagaagtgggggtggggggggaaataaACGAGGAGGCTCTCCTTCCTTCGAACCTCTTACAGCAGGAGACAGGGGTTTTTGTTCCTCTGCTTCTTGGCCTGCAGGGCAGCACGGGTGGCCAGCTCGAAGACCTCACGCACCCCGTCCTTCGTCTTGGCCGAGCACTCCAGGTAGCCAAAGGCGTTGATGCGGCTTGCCATGTCCTTCGCCTCGTCAGGTTTCACTGGCTCCTGAGGGAAAGACGgtcgagagggggaagagaaagagagagagagcataagagTGCAAATCCAGCAAATAAATCGGCAGCACCCCCAACGGAGAGCAGGCGAGGGGGAAATAAGTGTTAACCTGAACGGCCACGGGACTAGTCGCCTCACCTGCTTCATTTTGGCCAGCTCCCGCCTCGTGTGTTCATCGCTGCGGAGATCCTTCTTGTTGCCCACCAGGATAATGGGAATGTTGGGACAGAAGTGCTTCACCTCGGGGGTCCACTTCTCAGGGATATTTTCTGTCACCCCCACCGAGAGAGAAAGGTGGGGCGGgggagaaaaaaaatcacaaaaaacacaagtttaaaggcactGGTCCGAACGATTGGAGACATGGTGTTCGGGTCAATTTTTTGTTGTTAATCGGTAGTCAGTCAGCAAAAGCACAGGAGTCGAGTTGGAGAGAGGAAAAGGAGGAAACTCCTCGCACAAGTGGAGATGCAAGACTGAGGCGCTATGGCGCCACCACTGGTGGAAGGCAGCAAACACAGCGTGACACGTTGACATAGGCATTTCTCCATTAGAAGAGCGGGTAAAAAGGAACTCAGACCAAAAGCGCAGAACGGGAGGAGACCTTCTGCCCCTCTTGTCCGTTCCGACACTCAATCAGACCGCAGCTGTATCTGGACTCCATCTCCCCACCTCGATTCCCTCACCCGACAAAAATCTAGCAACTGAATTGTCAAAGCTGATGCCCGGCCTGTTCTGGGGGAAGAGGGGTCGAGGTTTCTactccccctttgtgtgaagaagtgcttcctgacatcacccctgaacggcttggctcgaattttaaggttctgccccttgttctggactcttcccccccccccccccccttctctctatcgaccccatcgaatcctttaatcgtcttaaacacctcgattagatcaccccataAGCTCCTGCATTCGGGGAAATACAAGCAGAGGGAAGAGAAAGGAATTTGTGAATAAAACCTGAAAATTACCTAAACTGTCAGGGCTGTCGATTGAAAAACACATTAAAATAACATCGGTGTCAGGGTAGGAGAGGGGTCTCAGACGGTCGTAGTCTTCTTGGCCAGCCGTGTCCCATAGTGCCAGCTCCACCTGACAAACATTGAAAGGCAAGCATTAGTAATACCCGACACACTCCCGAGCTGAGCCACGCAGCAGCCAGGAAGTTCGGCACGTCAGCTGGTGGACCCACAAGCTCGGCCTCACCCCCTCCAATCGGGCCAGGGCATGCGGGTTCCTCAGGTACCCTTCTGTACGCTGACTGGCGCCACAGAAGAGGCTGCAGCTGCCCACCCCGAAGTGCCAGGCTTTTCGAGAGATGAGGCTGCATGGCGATCAGGTGCAGGAAGCTGTGCCATCCCGCTCCAAGCGCAGAAGCCTGGAAGGCAGGCGCTGTGCCCCTGCCCTTGCTGCAGATGCTGCTGCTATGGAAGGATTTCCAGGTCAGGGACAGGGGGTGAGccgccccacacacacactgcaacTGACTGCAAGAGCACAATAGACGTATGCTGCAGGACATGCTTCACGGGGAATTGCCAACCTgtagtttttaattttttttaaatttagagatacagcactgaaacaggcccttcggcccactgagtcagtgccgaccaagaaccacccatttatactaaccagacagtattcccatattccctaccacctacctacactaggggcaatttacaatggccaatttacccatcacctgcaagtcttcggcggtggaggaaaccggagcacccggcgaaaacccacacggtcacagggagaacttgcaaactccgcacaggcagtaaccagaattgaacccgggtccctggagctgtgaggctgcggtgctaaccacttcgccccAATTGGTAGTATAAAGTGACCAAttcaccccccctccacccaccccacgCCCGGACCCCCATGTTACCCAGGGACAGTCTAGCTCCCCCGCCTGCCCACCACCCCACAGTAtcgaaca from Heterodontus francisci isolate sHetFra1 chromosome 49, sHetFra1.hap1, whole genome shotgun sequence carries:
- the LOC137358241 gene encoding rho-related GTP-binding protein RhoA-C — encoded protein: MAAIRKKLVIVGDGACGKTCLLIVFSKDQFPEVYVPTVFENYVADIEVDGKQVELALWDTAGQEDYDRLRPLSYPDTDVILMCFSIDSPDSLENIPEKWTPEVKHFCPNIPIILVGNKKDLRSDEHTRRELAKMKQEPVKPDEAKDMASRINAFGYLECSAKTKDGVREVFELATRAALQAKKQRNKNPCLLL